In Chryseobacterium salivictor, the DNA window ATTACTTCCCGTTTCTCAGGATTTGGATCTGTACTTTTTGTGACCACTTTTCCCGCCACCGACAAGCCACTTTTCAGCATGGCTGCACGCAGGCTGTTCGCCAGATAAGCCGGAGCATCCGGTAATTTGGTCGTCAGATAGCCGCCATCAAATTTATCGGCATACACCATTTGACCGATGTATGGCGAGATATAATAATAGTTTTTGTTTTCTGAAAAAGGATTTGATTTTTTGGCAATCAGTTTTTCATTTTGGGGATTGATTTCGTGGGTCGTTCCAACGGGTAAATAATAATTTCCGTTTTCAAGCCAAACAATATTTTCCGGTAATGACTGGGATTTATTTAATTTAAAAACACCGGTCTGAATGATAATATCGCCATTGATTTTCTTAATTCCTTTTTCTCTGGCAGCCGAAATAAATTCAGAAATAATCTGACTATAGGAACTAGCGCCCGCTTTATTGGTTCCCAGCGAAGGATCGCCGCTTCCTACGATGTACAAATTACCTTTAAGAACTCCGTCTTCGATTTCACCGGAATATTCCAGCTGAGTGATCCACCTGAAGTTTTCACCCAAAAGATTCATCGCCGTTTCTGTGGTCAGCAATTTAGTAGTAGAAGCAGGAATCAGAGAAGCGTTCTCATTATAAGAACTGATAATTTTCTTTGTTTTGGGATCATACACTACAAAACCCCAGTTTGCGTTTCGCAAAACAGGATCATTCATCATCGAATTCAGCTTGATATCTACGAGTTCTTTTGCGCTGAGAAGTTTTTCAGCGGACTCTTTAGAAATATTCGAATTTTGACTGTCGTAAGATTGAGGATAATTGGTAGAAGCGAAGGTTCCCTGCCCAAATGCAAATGCAGAAACTGCGATTGCAGAAGAAACCAGAATTTTTTTGATGTTAATCATTTAATTTTATTATTTGATTATCTATGAATGCTTTTGCATGAAAGAATACGATTCTGCCGCAAAACATTTCTTTAACGTTCAAAAGTATAAAATATTGTTGAAGCACAGTGATTTAACGGTACTAAAAAGGTGGTAA includes these proteins:
- the dacB gene encoding D-alanyl-D-alanine carboxypeptidase/D-alanyl-D-alanine endopeptidase; this translates as MINIKKILVSSAIAVSAFAFGQGTFASTNYPQSYDSQNSNISKESAEKLLSAKELVDIKLNSMMNDPVLRNANWGFVVYDPKTKKIISSYNENASLIPASTTKLLTTETAMNLLGENFRWITQLEYSGEIEDGVLKGNLYIVGSGDPSLGTNKAGASSYSQIISEFISAAREKGIKKINGDIIIQTGVFKLNKSQSLPENIVWLENGNYYLPVGTTHEINPQNEKLIAKKSNPFSENKNYYYISPYIGQMVYADKFDGGYLTTKLPDAPAYLANSLRAAMLKSGLSVAGKVVTKSTDPNPEKREVITSYQSPTLAEIIMYTNQHSDNALAEATLRMVGFQKLGDQTLEAGRMVVNNHLKSVGFETDGLNYFDGSGLSRANVVTPISQVKFLANLMNEKYYKTFQETLPIGGQTGTLKRMFNTTGNGQIFAKTGTLNKVKTLAGYMKTNSGKTLVFSLLINNYGGSVDQVKSKMEQILEPTLNL